A part of Paenibacillus sp. 481 genomic DNA contains:
- a CDS encoding baseplate assembly protein encodes MSSLNQLPDITFVDEDVNKTINNLVSTFEAVSGRKLFPADPIRLFLLATAQMLSHQHVLINHGKKLDHLKYARGDFLDHIGARSETKRLPAAAAKTTVRFTLSAPRPSAVTIPAGTRVTGGGSQLFFVTDNVAEIRPGELSLDIACSCTTSGLVGNGFLVGQIDTLVDPIPFVANVRNNTESSGGAEIESDDSYRDRIRTAPESFSVAGPVGAYQYWAKTASPAIIDVSVSSPAPGEVRVVPLLTGGGMPTQDILNAVTVALNDRKVRPLTDRVTVAAPTTKPYTIDLSYWIIRERAAEAVTIQSAVAQAVNDFVVWQKSKLGRDVNPSELIRRVMLAGAHRVDVVSPTYGVIAAAEIAVTSTPTVTYRGLADD; translated from the coding sequence GTGAGTAGTTTAAACCAATTACCAGACATAACTTTCGTTGATGAAGACGTAAACAAAACTATTAACAACTTAGTTTCCACGTTTGAGGCAGTATCAGGTCGCAAATTATTTCCTGCGGACCCGATACGCCTTTTTTTATTGGCTACGGCACAAATGTTGAGCCATCAACACGTTCTTATAAACCATGGCAAAAAGTTGGATCATTTGAAATACGCTAGGGGAGATTTCCTAGACCATATTGGTGCACGCTCGGAAACTAAGCGGTTACCAGCAGCAGCGGCAAAGACGACTGTTAGGTTCACGCTTTCCGCGCCGCGCCCGTCTGCGGTTACTATTCCAGCAGGTACAAGGGTGACAGGTGGCGGGAGCCAACTGTTCTTCGTAACTGACAATGTGGCGGAAATACGACCAGGGGAGCTATCTCTTGACATAGCGTGCTCTTGCACCACATCGGGATTAGTAGGAAACGGATTTTTGGTAGGACAAATTGATACCCTCGTTGACCCTATACCTTTTGTTGCAAATGTACGTAACAATACTGAAAGCAGTGGTGGAGCAGAAATAGAATCTGATGACTCATACCGTGATCGCATACGAACGGCGCCTGAATCATTTTCTGTGGCCGGACCTGTTGGGGCATATCAATATTGGGCTAAGACTGCCAGCCCAGCAATTATTGATGTTAGTGTGAGCTCGCCAGCACCTGGAGAGGTTCGGGTTGTTCCACTTCTGACTGGTGGCGGGATGCCGACGCAGGACATTCTTAATGCTGTCACCGTGGCATTAAACGATAGAAAAGTTCGACCTCTCACCGACAGGGTTACGGTTGCAGCACCGACGACAAAACCATACACCATAGATCTTTCGTATTGGATTATTCGTGAGCGTGCGGCGGAAGCAGTCACCATACAGTCTGCTGTTGCGCAAGCGGTGAATGATTTTGTGGTGTGGCAAAAGTCAAAGTTAGGGCGTGATGTTAACCCGTCTGAACTTATACGACGAGTAATGTTGGCGGGAGCTCATCGTGTCGATGTCGTTAGCCCGACGTATGGAGTGATTGCAGCCGCCGAAATAGCGGTTACCTCGACGCCTACTGTGACGTATAGGGGGCTGGCTGATGATTGA
- a CDS encoding phage major tail tube protein, giving the protein MTRQIAERVSQYTVYLNGSTFLGTSEVQLPSVESLTEAVKGAGIFGEVNSPTIGALASMTCTLNWRAIEPAAIRLAAPVAHALDFRASEQVFNPTTSSYDQVGIKASVRAIPKKFETGKLAVGATTDSLNEFEVIYYKLEVGGKVLLEIDKYNFKFIIDGVDYLAKMRSQLGL; this is encoded by the coding sequence TTGACTCGACAAATTGCTGAAAGAGTATCCCAATACACGGTGTACTTAAACGGTAGTACGTTCCTAGGTACATCCGAAGTGCAGTTACCAAGCGTCGAATCCCTTACCGAGGCGGTGAAGGGTGCAGGAATTTTCGGAGAAGTGAACAGCCCAACAATTGGCGCTCTCGCAAGCATGACATGCACATTGAATTGGCGTGCGATTGAACCAGCTGCTATTCGTTTAGCAGCTCCAGTTGCACATGCACTAGACTTCCGAGCATCCGAACAAGTCTTCAATCCAACCACCAGCTCGTACGATCAAGTGGGGATAAAGGCCTCGGTTCGGGCGATTCCGAAAAAGTTTGAAACTGGAAAACTAGCTGTCGGTGCGACAACAGACTCATTAAATGAGTTTGAAGTCATTTATTACAAACTTGAGGTTGGTGGAAAAGTGCTGCTTGAGATCGACAAATACAATTTTAAATTTATTATCGATGGTGTCGATTACCTTGCAAAAATGCGTTCACAGTTAGGACTATAA
- a CDS encoding phage tail protein, with protein MATNQKIRTFDGFSRSTAGRWAKHEVLGRKPLTQWIGPNLDTASFAMQFSIQRGMNPINEMAKLQQLAATGKAVPLIVGGRTIGTGMWVITSVEQKWEQIDNKGRILSGGVTVNLEEYVRNVRR; from the coding sequence GTGGCCACAAACCAAAAGATACGTACTTTCGACGGGTTCAGTCGTAGCACTGCTGGACGGTGGGCAAAGCATGAAGTACTTGGTCGCAAGCCGCTAACTCAATGGATAGGGCCTAACCTTGATACGGCTTCATTTGCGATGCAATTTAGCATACAACGTGGCATGAACCCGATTAATGAAATGGCAAAATTGCAGCAGCTCGCAGCCACCGGAAAAGCTGTTCCACTCATTGTTGGCGGCAGAACGATCGGAACCGGAATGTGGGTCATCACATCAGTGGAACAAAAATGGGAGCAAATAGACAACAAGGGTAGAATTCTATCTGGCGGTGTCACAGTTAACTTGGAAGAGTACGTTCGTAATGTGAGGCGATAA
- a CDS encoding phage tail sheath family protein codes for MERHGVFTQEVPLSVLSPAPPQATVPVVFGTAPINLAKQPAVNTPVLCNSFSEAVEVLGYSNDWTSFSLCEFMDSHYKLYNQSPVVFVNVMDPSKHKATVAPASVPVTAGVATIKVEGVLAASVQVKSSDGTTPYQLGKDYTTAFNDVGHLVVTAKAGGAILPTVTSLQIGYDKLDPTVIKSTDIVGGVDSVTGKVTGLELLNQVFPRYRVLPGLVLAPGYSHDSVVAAVMAAKAGSINGHFKAQVLVDLPADKKYTDLPQWKNDNRITSDRQIAAFPKVKFGGKKYHLSTHLAGVICKLDAENGGVPYMSPSNKAIQANAAVLENGDELLLGPDQAQFINSHGISTVLNFIGGFKAWGNRTAAFPDDTSPVAAFIAVRRMFDYISNTVIITYWKYVDNPANKRLVEAVTDSLNIWLNGLQANQFILGGRVEFLKEENPASDLMNGKLKFHIFVTPPTPAQEMRFLIEYDPQYLSAIGG; via the coding sequence AACGGCATGGAGTTTTTACACAAGAGGTTCCACTATCGGTTCTTTCGCCAGCGCCGCCACAGGCGACAGTTCCTGTCGTGTTCGGAACGGCTCCGATAAATTTAGCGAAGCAGCCGGCAGTTAATACGCCTGTACTTTGCAACAGTTTTTCAGAAGCAGTGGAAGTGCTGGGGTATTCAAATGATTGGACATCATTTTCTTTATGTGAGTTTATGGACTCGCATTACAAATTGTACAATCAGTCACCAGTAGTTTTTGTTAATGTTATGGACCCGTCCAAGCACAAAGCAACTGTCGCTCCTGCTTCCGTTCCTGTTACGGCGGGAGTAGCCACCATTAAAGTTGAGGGTGTTTTGGCTGCAAGTGTGCAGGTAAAGTCATCGGACGGCACGACGCCATACCAATTAGGTAAAGACTACACAACTGCCTTCAATGATGTGGGTCACCTAGTAGTTACGGCAAAAGCTGGAGGCGCGATTCTACCAACTGTCACATCACTGCAAATAGGGTACGACAAGTTGGACCCGACCGTAATCAAGTCTACTGACATTGTTGGCGGCGTTGATTCTGTCACAGGAAAAGTAACAGGATTGGAGTTGTTGAATCAAGTATTCCCACGCTATCGAGTGTTGCCTGGTCTTGTATTGGCCCCAGGTTATTCACATGATTCAGTAGTGGCGGCTGTTATGGCCGCGAAAGCAGGTAGCATAAACGGTCATTTCAAGGCACAAGTTCTTGTGGACTTACCTGCAGACAAGAAGTATACAGACTTACCGCAATGGAAAAATGACAATCGAATCACTTCCGACCGTCAGATCGCAGCTTTTCCGAAAGTGAAATTTGGCGGCAAAAAATATCACCTATCGACGCATCTGGCAGGAGTGATTTGCAAACTTGATGCCGAGAATGGCGGCGTTCCATACATGAGTCCGTCGAACAAAGCAATCCAAGCTAATGCAGCTGTGTTGGAGAACGGTGACGAACTGCTTTTGGGGCCGGACCAAGCCCAGTTCATCAACTCTCACGGAATCAGTACTGTTTTGAATTTCATTGGCGGATTCAAAGCATGGGGCAACCGCACAGCTGCCTTTCCTGATGATACAAGCCCAGTCGCAGCATTCATCGCTGTACGGCGAATGTTCGACTATATCTCCAACACAGTTATAATCACGTATTGGAAATACGTAGATAATCCAGCAAACAAACGGCTCGTTGAAGCTGTTACAGACAGCCTGAACATTTGGTTAAACGGCTTACAAGCGAATCAATTCATACTGGGTGGTAGAGTTGAATTTTTGAAAGAAGAAAACCCAGCTAGCGATCTTATGAATGGCAAGCTCAAATTTCATATCTTTGTTACACCGCCGACGCCTGCGCAGGAAATGCGCTTTCTTATTGAATACGATCCGCAGTACCTGAGTGCTATAGGTGGTTAA
- a CDS encoding phage baseplate assembly protein V: MIRIGTVSSVNAAQATVRVTFADQDDIVSDELPIVFLQTNSAKVYAMSAVGDMVVCVFDDDQGFCIGSYYGEDDKPPTTKSSQLGVWFEDGSFVFYDSETKILNIKAMSGIVVEGKTTIKAPDGVRIEGNLTVTGKISHGGISP, translated from the coding sequence ATGATCCGCATCGGTACAGTTTCAAGCGTAAATGCAGCTCAAGCAACTGTCCGTGTCACATTTGCTGATCAGGACGACATAGTGTCTGACGAGCTGCCTATTGTCTTTTTGCAAACCAATAGCGCAAAAGTCTACGCCATGTCTGCAGTTGGGGACATGGTTGTTTGTGTTTTTGACGATGATCAGGGGTTTTGCATTGGCTCTTATTATGGGGAAGATGACAAGCCGCCGACTACTAAATCAAGCCAGCTCGGTGTTTGGTTTGAAGATGGTAGTTTTGTTTTTTATGACAGTGAGACAAAAATACTGAATATAAAAGCGATGAGCGGTATCGTAGTCGAAGGTAAAACAACCATTAAAGCGCCAGATGGTGTGCGAATCGAAGGCAACCTCACAGTGACAGGTAAAATTTCACATGGCGGTATCTCACCATGA
- a CDS encoding phage tail tape measure protein translates to MSKIYKIAFELAAKFQSNYSNTMQTAVSDLEMIEDGVKKLELRFRSFRGPTNVFASLKRETRELVPDLRSVEHSLRSMRSIRMPSNHLGNGIQNYIEQVENGIDKLELKFRRFRGPANVFAGLKRELRDLVPDLRSVEHSLRSIRSIRMPSNQFGSDIRTYVEQIRDLEQQMRRIQGMHGPSPGSGGAGGRGGAGGAAGGAFVGAALMSAPALAVGAGAAYAVGSSTKKAMDFEAQIDSVQVLGGLANNEMGKVQALALKMGATTKYSALEAAQGMEELIKAGMSTKQVMGDGLEASLNLAAAGGVELAEAAEIMSTAMNAYSKDGMKAADAANILAGVANASATSVEEMRYSLSAVSAVASGVGMTFRDTSIAMGLFANKGLKGSDAGTSLKTMLATLQPKSKEQIKLFHQLGLMTSKGANQFFTAKGKLKDLSQISGLLQKSMKHLTDQQRAQALQTMFGSDAVRAGNILFEAGAEGVKKFNKEMSETTALDVAKGKMDNAKGAVEQFSGAMETLQIAALLPTMPLIKKVATAAADFVGSMTTWLESDQAKSWGAAVRVAFQGVGNAMVFVKDLFMSGLDSAGMDGTFQKVGAIKESMIALWTDIKPHVMSVIESIGSIIAQVIPVVASIGATFYEVGLEITDALMPVVTYLMDKIWPVISKIFDFLATKVFPKLSSMMDAFLPRIVEIANSIGDAFNAIFEFVKPILDELFNAFNECFPIIENVVMTAIDGVEGVIDGLLIAFKGITDFITNVFTGNWEGAWQGVKDIFIGIFKGLGEFLVAPINIAIDLINGAIESMNSISFDLPGGGKFGVQIPLLEKVKGYAEGGIVSRPELAWIGEGGDKEVIVPINNSQRSMDLWKTAGSMLGVTPRGGGGTTTVGDFIFSPTIIVHGNADEQVVKRAVAATQPDFERQFNAFKQQVGRVSMK, encoded by the coding sequence ATGTCTAAAATTTATAAAATTGCTTTTGAGTTAGCGGCCAAATTCCAGTCAAACTACTCTAACACCATGCAAACTGCGGTAAGTGACTTGGAAATGATAGAAGATGGAGTTAAAAAGCTAGAACTACGATTTAGGAGTTTTCGTGGGCCCACCAACGTCTTCGCAAGTTTGAAAAGAGAAACCCGCGAGCTAGTACCTGACTTACGTAGCGTAGAACACTCCTTGCGAAGCATGCGCTCGATACGAATGCCATCTAATCACTTAGGGAATGGGATACAGAACTACATTGAACAAGTCGAAAATGGTATAGACAAATTAGAACTCAAATTCAGGAGATTTCGGGGTCCGGCGAATGTCTTTGCCGGCCTAAAACGAGAACTGCGTGATCTCGTACCGGATTTACGTAGCGTAGAACACTCCTTGCGAAGCATTCGCTCGATACGAATGCCTTCAAACCAGTTTGGCAGCGACATTCGAACATACGTTGAGCAAATAAGGGATTTAGAGCAGCAGATGAGGCGAATCCAAGGTATGCACGGGCCTAGTCCGGGTTCTGGAGGTGCTGGGGGTAGGGGCGGAGCTGGAGGTGCAGCGGGTGGGGCCTTTGTAGGTGCGGCTCTTATGTCAGCACCTGCACTCGCTGTTGGAGCTGGAGCTGCATATGCGGTCGGTAGTTCCACGAAAAAAGCAATGGATTTTGAGGCACAGATTGATTCAGTTCAGGTACTGGGCGGTCTCGCTAACAATGAAATGGGTAAGGTTCAAGCTCTTGCATTGAAAATGGGGGCAACGACAAAATACTCAGCTCTTGAAGCTGCACAGGGCATGGAGGAATTGATCAAAGCGGGCATGTCTACTAAACAAGTAATGGGGGACGGGCTTGAAGCGTCTTTGAACCTCGCTGCTGCAGGAGGAGTTGAACTCGCTGAGGCTGCCGAAATCATGTCCACAGCGATGAACGCATATTCAAAAGATGGAATGAAAGCTGCTGATGCTGCGAATATTCTTGCTGGGGTAGCAAATGCCTCAGCCACCAGTGTTGAAGAGATGAGATACAGTTTATCGGCCGTTTCTGCTGTTGCTTCGGGCGTTGGAATGACGTTTCGTGACACTAGCATAGCGATGGGGCTTTTCGCAAATAAGGGACTCAAAGGGTCTGATGCTGGTACATCGTTAAAAACGATGCTTGCGACACTCCAACCTAAGAGCAAAGAGCAAATTAAACTTTTCCATCAATTAGGATTGATGACATCGAAAGGTGCCAACCAGTTCTTCACGGCTAAAGGCAAGCTGAAAGATCTCAGTCAAATCTCTGGATTATTGCAAAAATCCATGAAACATTTAACTGATCAGCAAAGAGCGCAGGCGCTTCAAACAATGTTCGGATCTGATGCTGTACGAGCTGGAAATATTCTCTTCGAGGCAGGGGCCGAGGGAGTAAAGAAGTTTAACAAAGAAATGAGTGAGACTACCGCGTTAGATGTTGCGAAAGGAAAAATGGATAACGCGAAGGGAGCAGTCGAACAATTTTCGGGCGCGATGGAGACGCTACAAATTGCGGCATTATTACCAACAATGCCGCTAATCAAAAAAGTAGCAACGGCTGCTGCTGATTTTGTAGGTAGTATGACAACATGGCTAGAGTCAGATCAAGCGAAATCATGGGGAGCAGCAGTCCGAGTCGCATTTCAGGGTGTAGGTAATGCGATGGTATTTGTAAAAGATCTTTTTATGAGTGGTTTGGATTCTGCGGGCATGGATGGTACATTTCAAAAAGTCGGCGCGATAAAAGAAAGTATGATCGCGCTGTGGACCGATATTAAGCCGCATGTCATGTCAGTGATAGAGTCCATCGGCAGTATCATCGCCCAAGTAATTCCCGTTGTGGCGTCCATCGGTGCTACATTTTATGAAGTGGGGCTTGAAATTACCGATGCACTGATGCCAGTGGTGACATACCTAATGGACAAGATATGGCCGGTTATCTCAAAAATATTTGATTTTCTAGCCACTAAGGTTTTCCCAAAACTTTCGTCCATGATGGATGCTTTTCTGCCACGCATCGTTGAAATTGCTAACAGCATCGGAGACGCATTCAACGCAATTTTTGAATTTGTAAAGCCAATCTTGGATGAGTTGTTTAACGCATTCAACGAATGTTTTCCAATCATCGAAAACGTCGTTATGACGGCAATAGACGGTGTAGAAGGTGTTATCGACGGATTATTGATCGCCTTTAAAGGGATCACCGACTTTATCACAAATGTTTTTACGGGTAACTGGGAGGGTGCTTGGCAAGGCGTAAAAGATATTTTCATTGGGATATTTAAAGGCTTAGGAGAGTTTCTAGTTGCGCCAATTAACATTGCAATAGACCTGATAAACGGTGCAATTGAGAGCATGAACTCTATTAGCTTTGACCTTCCTGGTGGAGGCAAGTTTGGAGTGCAGATTCCGCTGCTTGAAAAAGTCAAAGGCTATGCGGAGGGGGGCATTGTTTCCCGTCCGGAATTGGCGTGGATTGGAGAAGGCGGAGACAAGGAAGTAATTGTCCCCATAAACAACTCGCAGCGCTCAATGGATTTGTGGAAAACTGCTGGTAGCATGCTTGGTGTAACACCACGTGGAGGCGGCGGAACAACAACGGTTGGGGACTTTATCTTTAGTCCAACAATAATCGTCCACGGGAATGCTGATGAGCAAGTAGTTAAAAGAGCTGTTGCAGCCACTCAACCGGATTTTGAGCGCCAATTCAATGCTTTCAAACAACAAGTTGGGCGGGTGAGTATGAAGTAA
- a CDS encoding phage tail assembly protein: MSKDKTIKLNKEADERIFELSRPFKFEGQEYTEVLLDLDSLTGDDMMLCERRVKESTTEQIHVYEMSKKYLAHVAACAARVPYEMVAAMPAKDFSKITVKVQGFLLS, from the coding sequence ATGAGTAAAGATAAAACAATAAAATTGAACAAAGAGGCCGACGAGCGGATTTTTGAGCTCAGTCGGCCTTTTAAATTTGAAGGGCAAGAATATACCGAAGTTCTTCTTGACCTCGATAGCTTGACAGGAGATGACATGATGCTCTGTGAGCGTCGCGTCAAAGAATCAACAACAGAGCAAATTCACGTGTACGAGATGTCAAAAAAATATCTCGCACATGTTGCAGCGTGTGCTGCTCGCGTGCCATATGAGATGGTAGCTGCGATGCCTGCAAAAGACTTCTCAAAAATTACAGTCAAGGTACAGGGTTTTTTGCTAAGTTAG
- a CDS encoding GPW/gp25 family protein: MRTFEVRRESTGIDFAPDGIEEINQNLRTILGTMVGSVPLDREFGFDASMLDEPQELVQARMTGEIITAIHTYEHRVQVIEVVYEDGEQLGQLIPIVRYGLVEEGEGE; the protein is encoded by the coding sequence ATGCGAACATTTGAAGTTAGGAGAGAAAGCACAGGTATCGACTTTGCTCCGGATGGAATTGAAGAGATCAATCAAAACTTACGTACCATTTTGGGGACGATGGTCGGTAGCGTACCATTGGATAGGGAGTTTGGTTTTGACGCTTCCATGCTGGACGAGCCGCAAGAACTTGTGCAAGCGAGAATGACAGGTGAGATCATAACAGCTATTCACACGTACGAACATCGCGTACAAGTAATAGAAGTAGTTTATGAGGATGGAGAGCAGTTGGGACAACTCATCCCGATTGTGAGATATGGTTTAGTGGAGGAGGGGGAAGGTGAGTAG
- a CDS encoding tail protein X, which translates to MRQYVTIQGDTWDIVAHRMYGDERKMTLLMNANPDYAHIVVFGSGVKLFVPDAPIESADTLPPWKRGDDD; encoded by the coding sequence ATGAGACAATATGTAACGATACAGGGCGACACATGGGACATCGTTGCTCACAGGATGTACGGCGATGAGCGGAAAATGACACTACTCATGAACGCCAACCCTGATTACGCTCACATAGTTGTATTTGGTTCAGGAGTGAAGCTGTTTGTACCGGACGCGCCAATTGAAAGTGCGGATACATTGCCTCCGTGGAAACGAGGTGACGATGATTGA
- a CDS encoding phage tail protein I yields the protein MIDIVRVSLLDLLPSNVAKDPNIKAAAIAIDRELDELIEEIRQLPRFSRMDELTDEEVDDLAWEFHVDFYDPTLPLQQRRELVKNAIPWHRRKATPSAIEELVTSLFGEGKVEEWFEYGGQPYHYRVITNNPDVTTSKAQEFIKAVESVTRLSARLEKIVISQTENMNLYFAGALHMGEKLTIEQVVT from the coding sequence ATGATTGATATTGTCCGTGTTAGTTTGCTCGATCTGCTACCTTCTAACGTAGCTAAAGATCCAAATATTAAAGCGGCAGCTATAGCCATTGATAGAGAATTGGATGAGCTCATAGAAGAAATCAGGCAGCTGCCACGCTTTTCACGTATGGACGAATTGACCGACGAAGAAGTGGACGATCTGGCTTGGGAGTTTCACGTCGATTTCTATGATCCTACTCTTCCGTTGCAGCAGAGGCGGGAGCTTGTTAAAAATGCGATTCCATGGCATAGGCGTAAGGCAACGCCGAGCGCTATAGAGGAATTGGTGACATCCCTTTTTGGTGAAGGCAAAGTCGAGGAATGGTTTGAATATGGCGGACAGCCCTATCATTACAGGGTTATTACGAACAATCCGGATGTGACCACCTCAAAGGCACAAGAGTTTATAAAGGCTGTCGAATCTGTGACTCGGTTGAGTGCTCGGCTTGAAAAGATCGTTATTTCACAGACCGAAAATATGAATTTGTATTTTGCAGGTGCTTTGCACATGGGCGAAAAATTAACAATAGAACAGGTGGTGACATAA
- a CDS encoding phage late control D family protein, with the protein MSARRAELKLTYNGKDISGPLSDWLIDFNYSDAAPGYLDDLQLTLADRERRWQSDWISMAGDKIKAEIITHNWFKHGETMKLPCGTFSVDAVDFAGPPDTVQIKALSLPVSASIRHEKRTRAWEKVKLSTLARDIAKRAGLKLFFSADDTTYDRIEQQDQSDMAFLMDACIKEGVAIKITGGKLVLFDEAKFEQQAPIMTINRGESNVSSYSFSWSTSGAAYRSCVVTYQHKKKKMTKTIQASYTPPGAPKTGPTLRIKEKIDSQAAGIRLAKKKLREKNKEVGKASLSMMGDVRLAAGATIQLKDFGRFDGKYIIVSAKHAVGSGGYRTDLEIRKVLGW; encoded by the coding sequence ATGAGCGCTCGCCGCGCAGAACTGAAACTCACATATAACGGAAAAGACATTTCAGGGCCGTTATCCGATTGGTTGATTGATTTCAATTACTCGGATGCGGCACCTGGCTACTTAGATGACTTGCAGCTCACACTTGCAGACCGCGAACGCCGCTGGCAATCGGACTGGATTTCGATGGCGGGAGATAAAATCAAGGCGGAAATCATCACGCACAACTGGTTTAAACACGGCGAGACCATGAAGCTTCCGTGCGGGACATTTTCCGTGGATGCCGTGGACTTCGCTGGTCCACCGGACACAGTGCAGATCAAAGCCTTATCTTTGCCAGTAAGTGCGTCAATTCGCCATGAAAAACGAACTAGGGCATGGGAAAAGGTAAAACTATCAACCCTAGCACGTGACATCGCAAAAAGGGCAGGTTTGAAGCTTTTTTTCAGCGCAGATGACACAACGTATGATCGCATTGAACAGCAAGACCAGTCCGACATGGCTTTTCTTATGGATGCTTGCATTAAAGAAGGGGTGGCTATCAAGATCACAGGCGGAAAGCTCGTGTTGTTTGATGAAGCAAAATTTGAGCAACAGGCGCCAATTATGACGATTAACCGCGGGGAAAGCAATGTCAGTTCGTATTCGTTTAGCTGGAGTACATCAGGAGCGGCGTATCGTTCTTGTGTTGTTACGTATCAACATAAAAAAAAGAAGATGACAAAAACAATACAAGCTTCGTACACACCGCCAGGCGCACCGAAGACGGGACCGACATTGCGAATTAAAGAAAAGATAGACTCTCAAGCTGCAGGCATACGATTGGCGAAGAAGAAGTTACGAGAAAAAAATAAAGAAGTCGGAAAAGCAAGCTTGTCCATGATGGGTGACGTTAGGCTGGCAGCAGGCGCTACAATCCAACTAAAAGACTTCGGTCGATTCGATGGCAAGTACATCATTGTGAGTGCAAAGCATGCCGTTGGTTCAGGTGGATACCGTACCGACTTAGAAATAAGAAAAGTATTGGGGTGGTAG